From the genome of Nicotiana sylvestris chromosome 2, ASM39365v2, whole genome shotgun sequence, one region includes:
- the LOC138885406 gene encoding uncharacterized protein — protein sequence MKAQAFANHLAENPVDDEYQPLSTYFPDGEVSSIEVIPEGTNAWKMFFDGDVNAKDVGIRAILISPTGQHYPATARLRFFCTNNIAEYEACIMGEWETRDIKLIPYRKHVEDLSKRLKSIEFGYIPRFHNELADALATLAVMLPYPGNVYINPLEIQIRERHGYCNIAEIEPNIQLWYHNIKRFLKTKEYPEQASRDQKRIIRRLSSSFFLIEEVLYKRTPDLNLLRFILVAIDYFTKWIETVTFKAITKKAVVDFVHSNIICRFGIPKTIITDNAANLNRHLMREVCEQFKIINHNSTPYRPKANSAVETTNKNIKKILKKMIQSSRQWHEKLPFALLGYRTTVRTSIGETPYLLVYGIEAVMSAEVEIPYLRIIVEAEIEDDEWVKTYLEQLTMIDEKRMAAVCHEQLYQQRMARAYNKKVWPRNFELEQFVLRRILPHHEEAKGKFSPNWKGLYIVRKLLPKGALYLGDITRNDPETAVNADAVKRKTSVIQSNLAKKGATKANHAKTKMVLHQ from the exons atgaaagcccaagccttCGCCAATCATTTAGCTGAGAACCcagttgatgatgaataccaaccgttgagtacttactttccggATGGGGAAGTGAGTTCAATTGAAGTAATTCCAGAAggcaccaatgcttggaaaatgttctttgatggagatgTAAATGCAAAAGATGTCGGTATtagggcaattttgatttcgcccactggtcagcactatccggcTACAGCCCGACTTCGTTTCTTCTGTACAAATAACAtcgctgagtatgaagcctgcattatgg gtgaatgggaaactcgagacatcaagcttatcccatacaggaaacatgtggaagatcttagcaaacGGCTCAAGTCGATTGAATTCGGGTACATCCCTCGATTCCACAATGAGTTAGCTGATGCGCTAGCTACCTTGGCGGTAATGTTGCCATATCCGGGTAATGTCTATATTAACCCATTGGAGATCCAAATTCGGGAAAGACATGGTTATTGCAATATAGCTGAAATAGAACCAAATATTCAGCTATGGTATCATAAcatcaaaagatttttgaaaacaaaagaataccccgagcaagccagtaGAGACCAAAAGAGAATCATTAGAAGGCTATCCAGCAGTTTCTTCTTGATCGAAgaggtcttgtacaaaagaactccagatttgAATCTTTTAAG attcatcctggttgccatagactatttcacaaaatggatTGAAACAGTCACTTTCAAAGCCAtcaccaagaaagcggtggtggacttcgtgcattccaacatcatttgtcgttttggtattcctaaaactatcattacagacaatgctgCAAATCTGAATAGacatttgatgagggaggtatgtgAACAATTTAAGATCATAAATCATAActctaccccttatcggcccaaagctaataGTGCTGttgaaacaacaaacaagaatatcaagaagatcctCAAGAAAATGATCcaaagttctagacaatggcatgagaaactgccttttgcattattgggataccgcacaacCGTGCGCACATCAATTGGGGAAACACCCTATTTATTGGTTTATGGCATTGAAGCCGTAATgtctgcagaagttgagattccctatcttcgaatcattgttgaagctgagattgaggatgatgaatgggtcaagaccTATTTAGAACAATTAAccatgattgatgaaaagcggatggccgcagtctgccacgagcagttgtatcaacaaagaatggcccgtgcctacaataAAAAAGTGTGGCCTAGAAACTTTGAACTGGAGCAATTCGTTCTGAGACGTATTCtcccgcatcatgaggaagcgaaaggaaaattttctccaaattggaaaggtctGTACATCGTAAGAAAACTGTTGCCGAAAGGAGCACTGTATTTGGGAGACATTACaagaaatgatcccgaaacagctGTTAAtgctgatgcagtcaaaag GAAAACAAGTGTAATtcaaagcaaccttgcaaaaaAAGGTGCAACAAAAGCAAACCACGCAAAGACTAAAATGGTTCTGCATCAATAG